One genomic segment of Chryseobacterium phocaeense includes these proteins:
- the feoB gene encoding ferrous iron transport protein B — MQENKKKQVLLVGNPNVGKSTVFNALCNKKQKTGNYAGVTVASHSGNYTYKNEEVEVIDLPGSYSVYPSSEDEAIFSKFLIDEQKNYAGVIYILEALSLKRGLLLFQQIQDLGVPMILVVNQIDQAERRGITIDIQKFSDALGIQIIQTNAKEHVGIDQIKEAVLKNSFVKADKNSFETPNEHKDFIQKLAAHKGLDNEYKAWMSLSLGTDLGRIESIKDMMNEPDSKSLVPKRLQVQETVRRYQKVDKILADVISKKAQFKELLTEKLDKVLVHKFWGYVVFLAILLVIFQSVFFLAEYPMTWIEDLFSWLAAFTAEHLPEGPINSLISNGIVPGVGGIVVFAPQIGILLYFLYLLEDSGYMARVVFLMDRLLRPFGLNGKSIVPLVSGTACAIPAVISTRNIENLRERLLTILVTPFMTCSARLPVYSIIIGLIISEGTFLGIKYKALVLMGMYLLGFLVALFSAAILKRFIKNEGKTYLVMDLPTYKKPLFGYDLKMVLGKVWDFITGAGKIIFIVSIIIWFLSYFGPKQNPDQFVATNVELDHSYLAKMGKGIEPLIEPLGYDWKMGVGILTSFVAREVFVGTMSTLYSLEDDAPEVKVIDKMRRDVKPNGEKVFSFATGISVLLFYAFAMQCVSTLAVVYRETKSWKWTGFQVVMMTGLAYFVSLIAYQILK, encoded by the coding sequence ATGCAGGAAAATAAGAAAAAACAGGTCCTTTTAGTCGGAAATCCTAATGTAGGAAAGTCTACGGTTTTCAATGCACTGTGCAACAAAAAGCAGAAAACCGGAAATTATGCAGGAGTTACCGTTGCCAGCCATTCCGGGAATTATACCTATAAGAACGAAGAGGTTGAGGTGATCGATCTTCCGGGTTCATACAGCGTATACCCAAGCTCTGAGGATGAAGCTATTTTTTCTAAATTTCTTATTGACGAACAAAAAAATTATGCCGGCGTCATCTATATTCTGGAAGCTCTCAGTTTAAAGAGAGGATTGCTTTTGTTTCAGCAGATACAGGATCTGGGAGTTCCAATGATTCTGGTGGTGAACCAGATCGACCAGGCAGAAAGACGCGGAATCACTATTGATATTCAGAAGTTTTCTGATGCCTTGGGAATTCAGATCATTCAAACCAATGCCAAAGAGCATGTGGGAATAGATCAGATCAAAGAAGCTGTCCTCAAGAACAGTTTTGTGAAGGCAGACAAAAACTCTTTCGAAACTCCGAACGAACATAAAGATTTTATTCAGAAATTGGCGGCCCATAAAGGTCTGGACAATGAATATAAAGCCTGGATGAGCCTTTCTCTGGGAACAGACCTGGGAAGGATAGAATCCATTAAGGATATGATGAATGAACCGGATTCCAAAAGTCTGGTTCCCAAAAGACTTCAGGTGCAGGAAACCGTAAGAAGATACCAGAAAGTAGATAAAATACTGGCAGATGTGATCTCTAAAAAAGCCCAGTTTAAGGAACTTCTGACCGAAAAGCTGGACAAAGTCCTGGTTCACAAATTCTGGGGCTACGTGGTGTTCCTGGCTATTCTACTGGTTATTTTCCAGAGTGTATTCTTCCTGGCAGAATATCCGATGACCTGGATTGAAGACCTTTTCTCATGGCTGGCAGCATTTACTGCGGAACATTTGCCGGAAGGACCCATCAATTCTTTGATCTCGAATGGAATTGTTCCCGGTGTCGGGGGAATTGTAGTCTTTGCACCGCAGATCGGGATTTTATTATATTTCCTTTATTTATTGGAGGATTCAGGATATATGGCAAGGGTTGTTTTCCTCATGGACAGGCTGCTGCGCCCGTTCGGACTGAATGGAAAAAGTATTGTGCCGCTGGTATCAGGAACGGCCTGTGCTATTCCAGCCGTGATTTCCACAAGAAATATTGAGAACTTAAGAGAAAGGCTTCTGACGATACTTGTAACCCCTTTTATGACCTGCTCGGCAAGGCTTCCGGTGTACAGCATCATTATCGGGCTTATTATTTCAGAAGGAACCTTCCTTGGAATTAAATATAAAGCACTGGTGCTGATGGGAATGTATCTTCTCGGTTTCCTTGTCGCATTATTTTCAGCAGCTATTCTGAAAAGATTTATCAAAAATGAAGGAAAAACCTATCTGGTAATGGACCTTCCAACCTATAAAAAGCCGCTTTTCGGATATGATCTGAAGATGGTTCTGGGGAAAGTCTGGGATTTCATTACAGGAGCAGGAAAGATTATTTTTATCGTAAGTATCATCATCTGGTTTCTGAGCTATTTCGGGCCTAAACAGAACCCGGATCAGTTTGTAGCTACCAATGTGGAGCTGGATCATTCTTATCTCGCTAAGATGGGTAAAGGAATAGAGCCTCTTATCGAACCTCTGGGTTACGATTGGAAAATGGGAGTGGGAATCCTAACCAGCTTTGTGGCGAGAGAAGTTTTTGTAGGAACCATGTCTACCCTGTACAGCCTGGAAGATGATGCTCCGGAAGTGAAAGTGATTGACAAAATGAGAAGAGATGTGAAGCCCAACGGTGAAAAGGTGTTCAGCTTTGCTACCGGGATTTCAGTACTTTTATTTTACGCATTTGCAATGCAGTGTGTTTCCACACTGGCAGTAGTCTACAGAGAAACCAAAAGCTGGAAATGGACCGGCTTTCAGGTAGTAATGATGACCGGTTTGGCATATTTTGTGTCGTT
- a CDS encoding FeoA family protein yields the protein MKEKDLHKLSGFPKNKMGKILGYDNDHLKMPNKIIEMGLLPETIFRILYQAPFNGPMYVEFGEEKSRIALREEEGNYIIVEELN from the coding sequence TTGAAAGAGAAGGACTTACATAAATTAAGCGGATTCCCAAAAAACAAAATGGGGAAAATTTTGGGTTATGATAATGATCACCTTAAAATGCCCAATAAGATTATTGAAATGGGGCTTCTGCCGGAAACCATTTTCAGGATCTTATACCAGGCCCCGTTCAATGGTCCTATGTATGTAGAGTTTGGGGAGGAAAAAAGCCGCATTGCTTTACGTGAAGAAGAAGGAAATTATATCATTGTTGAAGAATTGAATTAA
- a CDS encoding GLPGLI family protein, with translation MKKLFSVFFIALFAFASAQDSKDSKETANRFFYELTFKPKKDSTKLDKVITILDITDKNRSVYQDYTVIAQDSIMKIEIEAMQKAGMMKDLSKTLKSPKISARIYKSYPGMKVQYVDKIANGFTPSNIGYSEDLKFNWNILNDKQKIGEYNTQKATTEFGGRKWTAWFSTDLPFQDGPYKFFGLPGLIVKIEDDQKNYSWVLQGNKKVKDYTEYSYIENLMQAKGGKVNELPREKFERTFNDFKKDPFASIRPMMTQEMLSKTVPGMDGTVGDMVKKQEKQYKDFYSANDNPIEISAETSQDKKKK, from the coding sequence ATGAAAAAACTATTTTCTGTATTCTTTATCGCCCTTTTTGCCTTTGCATCGGCGCAGGATTCTAAAGATTCAAAAGAAACAGCAAACCGTTTCTTTTACGAATTGACTTTTAAACCGAAAAAAGATTCTACCAAACTAGATAAAGTAATTACCATTCTTGATATTACAGACAAAAACAGATCTGTGTACCAGGATTATACGGTCATTGCACAGGATTCTATCATGAAAATTGAAATAGAAGCCATGCAGAAGGCGGGAATGATGAAAGACCTTTCAAAAACATTGAAAAGCCCGAAAATTTCTGCCAGAATCTACAAGTCGTATCCAGGTATGAAAGTTCAGTATGTAGATAAAATCGCAAACGGTTTTACCCCAAGCAATATTGGCTACAGCGAAGACCTGAAATTTAACTGGAATATCCTTAACGACAAGCAAAAGATAGGAGAATATAACACCCAAAAGGCAACCACTGAATTTGGAGGAAGAAAATGGACTGCATGGTTCAGTACAGACCTTCCGTTTCAGGATGGACCGTACAAATTCTTTGGACTTCCGGGGCTGATCGTGAAAATTGAAGATGACCAGAAGAACTATTCATGGGTGCTGCAGGGGAATAAAAAAGTAAAAGATTATACAGAATATTCTTATATCGAAAACCTGATGCAGGCAAAAGGAGGAAAAGTAAATGAACTTCCAAGAGAGAAATTCGAAAGAACATTCAATGATTTCAAAAAAGATCCTTTCGCTTCTATCAGACCCATGATGACGCAGGAAATGCTCTCTAAAACAGTTCCTGGAATGGATGGTACCGTAGGAGATATGGTTAAAAAACAGGAAAAACAATACAAAGACTTTTACAGTGCCAATGACAACCCGATAGAAATTTCGGCAGAAACCAGTCAGGACAAAAAGAAAAAATAA
- a CDS encoding DinB family protein produces MDTLSQFKDELETEYQTTRKFFEIYPDGLNDYAPHEKSMKMMHLATHIAEIFGWADTMLKTSDLDFAKGDFQPKHLSTKEDLLGVLDENYKNSQLALDHAKEENLNDFWALKNDGHELAKWTKYGSIRHSLNQITHHRAQLGVYYRINDIPLPGSYGPSADHQGF; encoded by the coding sequence ATGGACACTTTATCACAATTCAAAGATGAACTTGAAACGGAGTACCAGACGACCCGAAAGTTTTTCGAAATCTATCCGGATGGACTGAACGACTATGCTCCTCACGAAAAAAGCATGAAAATGATGCATCTTGCGACCCACATTGCGGAGATCTTCGGGTGGGCGGATACGATGCTGAAAACTTCCGACCTTGATTTTGCCAAAGGGGATTTCCAGCCCAAGCATCTTTCTACGAAAGAAGATCTTCTTGGGGTGCTTGATGAAAATTACAAAAACTCACAGCTGGCACTTGATCATGCGAAGGAAGAGAACCTTAACGATTTCTGGGCGTTAAAGAACGATGGTCATGAATTGGCCAAATGGACCAAATACGGCTCTATCCGCCATTCATTAAACCAGATCACGCATCACCGCGCACAGCTTGGGGTTTATTACAGAATAAACGATATTCCGCTTCCCGGAAGCTATGGCCCTTCTGCAGACCATCAGGGCTTTTAG